One window from the genome of Streptomyces sp. NBC_00287 encodes:
- a CDS encoding DUF5131 family protein — protein MSDVGHARVPTEFVARTFATMALAPQHQFQVLTKRPRRLRRLLESQNFVDAVWSEMERLSEDDAVALARPVREDVRKRAANWNALSSWPLPNVWIGTSIESDEYCWRADELRGIPAAVRFLSLEPLLGPVPSLELSRIDWVIVGGESGPAHRALDLAWVRDIRDRCVDRRVALFFKQVGGLTPKAGGRMLDGRTWDEYPATADVVGV, from the coding sequence CTGAGCGATGTCGGCCACGCCCGTGTCCCCACGGAGTTCGTGGCCAGGACCTTCGCGACGATGGCGCTGGCGCCGCAACACCAGTTCCAGGTACTCACCAAGAGGCCCCGGCGTCTGCGGCGTCTGTTGGAATCGCAGAACTTCGTGGACGCGGTCTGGAGCGAGATGGAACGGCTGTCAGAGGACGATGCTGTTGCGCTGGCCAGGCCCGTACGCGAGGACGTGCGCAAGCGCGCGGCCAATTGGAACGCCTTGAGTTCGTGGCCGCTGCCCAACGTCTGGATCGGTACGTCGATCGAGTCGGATGAGTACTGCTGGCGGGCTGATGAGCTGCGGGGTATCCCGGCTGCCGTCCGGTTCCTGTCGCTGGAGCCGCTGCTTGGGCCAGTGCCTTCGCTGGAGCTTTCGCGGATCGACTGGGTGATCGTCGGCGGCGAGAGCGGCCCGGCTCACCGAGCGCTGGACTTGGCCTGGGTTCGCGACATTCGAGACCGGTGTGTCGATCGTCGGGTGGCTCTGTTCTTCAAGCAGGTCGGTGGGCTGACCCCGAAGGCTGGCGGCCGCATGCTCGATGGCCGGACCTGGGATGAGTATCCCGCCACGGCGGACGTGGTGGGTGTGTGA
- a CDS encoding DUF2267 domain-containing protein yields MISDRHAPSQQPYGTAYEQMLEKVRYEGAYPTRERADEAVRLVLAGLGRQVTGDERVDLAACLPVEAARVLTAQIPDTQPLTGWAFVKDLAARTGASLATTRWDTGSVFSAVATYAGPDLITRILHQLPTGYALLFGRAELTPAA; encoded by the coding sequence GTGATCTCCGACCGGCACGCACCGTCCCAGCAGCCGTACGGGACGGCATACGAGCAGATGCTGGAGAAGGTTCGCTACGAGGGCGCCTACCCCACCCGCGAGAGAGCCGACGAAGCCGTCCGCCTGGTTCTTGCCGGACTGGGGCGCCAGGTGACCGGCGACGAACGCGTCGACCTGGCCGCCTGCCTGCCCGTGGAAGCCGCACGCGTGCTGACCGCGCAGATCCCCGACACCCAGCCGCTGACCGGCTGGGCCTTCGTCAAGGACCTAGCCGCCCGCACCGGCGCCTCCCTGGCCACCACCCGCTGGGACACCGGCTCCGTCTTCTCCGCCGTCGCCACCTACGCCGGCCCCGACTTGATCACCCGTATCCTCCACCAGCTCCCCACCGGCTACGCCCTGCTGTTCGGCCGCGCCGAACTCACCCCCGCCGCGTAG
- a CDS encoding DUF2267 domain-containing protein: protein MTLRCEAFLGHVKERGEYDSAEEAERAARVVLALLGAHLVGDVRAQLAARLPEAFALILLNPLQSAEPLPPERFVRATAAWIEGATDQTAAWDVSAVLSTVADAAGEDLLGQILLQLPAGYDLLFGRPQPT from the coding sequence ATGACTCTGCGATGCGAAGCGTTCCTCGGCCACGTGAAGGAACGCGGCGAGTACGACTCTGCGGAGGAAGCCGAGCGCGCGGCCCGTGTGGTACTTGCCCTCCTCGGCGCGCACCTGGTCGGCGACGTCCGCGCCCAGCTGGCGGCGCGCCTGCCTGAGGCGTTCGCCCTGATCCTGCTCAACCCGCTGCAGAGCGCCGAGCCGCTGCCCCCGGAGCGGTTCGTGCGCGCAACCGCCGCGTGGATCGAAGGCGCCACCGACCAGACCGCCGCCTGGGACGTCAGTGCCGTGCTGTCGACCGTCGCCGACGCCGCCGGCGAAGACCTGCTGGGCCAGATCCTGCTCCAGCTCCCCGCCGGCTACGACCTGCTCTTCGGCCGCCCCCAGCCCACCTGA
- a CDS encoding Hsp20/alpha crystallin family protein, giving the protein MLMRTDPFRELDRLAQQLMGPGTWSRPSAMPMDAYREGDEYVVAFDLPGVTADAIDIDVERNMLTVKAERRPVAKTDDVQMELSERPLGVFSRQIVLADTLDTEHIQADYDAGVLTLRIPIAERAKPRKISIGVGSGRKEISG; this is encoded by the coding sequence ATGTTGATGCGCACTGACCCCTTCCGTGAGCTGGACCGGCTGGCGCAGCAGCTGATGGGCCCGGGGACCTGGTCCCGCCCGTCGGCGATGCCGATGGACGCCTACCGCGAGGGCGACGAGTATGTGGTGGCCTTCGACCTTCCGGGCGTCACCGCGGACGCGATCGACATCGACGTCGAGCGGAACATGCTCACCGTCAAGGCCGAGCGGCGGCCGGTGGCGAAGACCGACGACGTGCAGATGGAGCTGTCCGAGCGGCCGCTGGGTGTCTTCTCCCGCCAGATAGTGCTCGCCGACACCCTCGACACCGAGCACATTCAGGCCGACTACGACGCGGGCGTGCTCACTCTGCGCATCCCGATCGCCGAGCGCGCCAAGCCCCGCAAGATCTCCATCGGCGTCGGATCCGGCCGCAAGGAGATCTCCGGCTGA
- a CDS encoding type III effector protein: protein MTAADQPSPTSTTAHSPASFHAAAAALHAIDDALRGAKRESPDTRDAPGPGPEQALASLMLLRQVREQLAGWETGLIEAARDAGASWADLAHPLGVASRQAAERRYLRGRPGPAGTTGEQRVQATRERRAAERTTATWARHNAADLRRIAGQITALTDLPTPAHLPLSQLHAALAHDDPAELIRPLNATRPHLTTTHPDLAVQLDSLIHP, encoded by the coding sequence GTGACCGCAGCCGACCAGCCGTCCCCGACCAGCACGACTGCCCACAGCCCGGCGTCGTTCCACGCCGCCGCGGCGGCCCTGCACGCCATAGACGACGCCCTGCGCGGCGCCAAGCGAGAGTCCCCGGACACCCGGGATGCTCCCGGCCCCGGGCCGGAGCAGGCGCTGGCCTCCCTGATGCTGCTGCGGCAGGTACGCGAGCAGCTCGCCGGATGGGAGACCGGCCTGATCGAAGCCGCCCGCGACGCGGGAGCCAGCTGGGCCGACCTTGCCCACCCCCTCGGCGTCGCCAGCCGCCAGGCCGCCGAACGCCGCTACCTGCGCGGCCGCCCCGGCCCCGCCGGAACCACCGGCGAACAACGCGTCCAGGCCACCCGCGAACGCCGCGCCGCCGAACGCACCACCGCCACCTGGGCCCGCCACAACGCAGCCGACCTGCGCCGCATCGCGGGCCAGATCACCGCCCTCACCGACCTGCCCACCCCGGCCCATCTCCCGCTCAGCCAGCTCCACGCGGCCCTCGCCCACGACGACCCCGCCGAGCTCATCCGCCCCCTCAACGCCACCCGCCCCCACCTGACCACCACCCACCCCGACCTCGCAGTACAACTCGACAGCCTCATACACCCCTGA
- a CDS encoding short-chain dehydrogenase: protein MNSASAKASRHSTINPGVINTGWADRVTDPVGRQAAQELNKIAVTHESVADAVVYALNQPADVTANDLIISPTRPNW from the coding sequence GTGAACTCGGCGTCCGCGAAGGCATCAAGGCACTCCACGATCAACCCGGGCGTCATCAACACCGGCTGGGCCGACAGGGTCACCGATCCTGTGGGGCGACAGGCCGCCCAGGAACTCAACAAGATCGCCGTCACTCACGAGAGCGTCGCCGATGCCGTTGTCTACGCACTCAACCAGCCCGCCGACGTCACCGCCAACGACCTGATCATCTCCCCCACCCGCCCGAACTGGTGA
- a CDS encoding VOC family protein translates to MALRPVHVIIKALDASAVGRFWAEALGWSAYSPGVTTYVGPAGGLVWPHPVAVGVDVVPVPEPKTAAKNRVHLDLATTSTAHQAELVARLQSLGATPADVGQGDVPWTVLADPEGNEFCVLEPREIYRDTGPIAAVVVDCADPRAMARFWGEAMDWTLHEVTDDHAALRSAKGVGPYLEFIRTPDVKTVPDRVHLDLLPYPGDDKAAEVTRLRALGATDLDLGQGDVPWTCLTDPEGHEFCVLAPS, encoded by the coding sequence ATGGCTCTGCGACCTGTTCACGTGATTATCAAGGCTCTTGACGCCTCGGCGGTCGGCCGGTTCTGGGCGGAGGCGCTCGGCTGGAGTGCTTACAGCCCCGGCGTGACGACCTACGTCGGCCCCGCCGGCGGCCTCGTCTGGCCGCACCCGGTCGCCGTCGGCGTCGACGTCGTTCCCGTCCCGGAGCCCAAGACGGCGGCCAAGAACCGTGTGCACCTCGATCTCGCCACCACTTCTACGGCCCATCAGGCGGAGTTGGTCGCGCGCCTCCAGTCTCTCGGTGCGACGCCCGCCGACGTGGGCCAGGGCGATGTGCCGTGGACGGTCCTCGCCGACCCGGAGGGCAACGAGTTCTGTGTGCTGGAGCCTCGGGAGATCTACCGGGACACCGGGCCGATCGCCGCCGTGGTGGTCGACTGCGCCGATCCGCGGGCCATGGCCCGGTTCTGGGGCGAGGCGATGGACTGGACCCTGCACGAGGTGACCGACGACCATGCGGCGTTGCGCTCCGCCAAGGGCGTCGGCCCCTATCTCGAGTTCATCCGCACGCCCGACGTGAAGACCGTGCCGGACCGTGTCCATCTTGACCTGCTGCCGTACCCCGGTGACGACAAAGCAGCGGAGGTGACCCGGCTGCGCGCCCTCGGCGCCACCGACCTCGACCTCGGCCAGGGCGACGTCCCGTGGACGTGCCTGACGGACCCGGAGGGCCACGAGTTCTGCGTCCTTGCCCCGTCCTGA
- a CDS encoding NlpC/P60 family protein, producing MSHTSRRRLLAAFAASAAAAPLAGLAAAPARAAAAAADVPAFPGPGGLSSARSWVTMAPLGASYFTPVALTTPLTTIVLSGTPARTEVTSGGKRVALLTHGARTVVLPGPQRTFAENKRPFVDDFQRTLPDLALDEEDRVYWGTSPGGGKWVTSETFKTDFSVVPGTGIIGLSTAGYSRHASLRDDEITDVDVRCTARLDKVPTGQACSFALTFGYTSTQNHYRARLSFLTSGAVEMRLEKEVANDVTSLATAVSLATGVPAGTDWTIRVRREGARIQAKAWPSASAEPSSWAFDITDSTPTLTKGRVGLRALANEGCTNLPVRLSVSRLEVDAANWAVLPTVTHGDWLRLLPEPFDGTWTAELEQTIRGWAGSTLPDVLAYAAMFLGGAPAVTAGAGPAQGKQVLGEAGYGYLDAQGYRLEGADFHEYMKVGWTFPDGTYKGPSSKQVGNFDCSGYTRMVYGYHLGVPLAAEEDTSGTRIPRKSRHIADYAPGVVVDRATGTTPPTAALLQPGDLVLFNADSSDDGASLTIDHVGIYLGLDEAGKRRFLSSRKTVNGPTMSDLGGASLLDGSGTYATTLHTVRRI from the coding sequence ATGTCTCACACATCTCGACGAAGACTCCTCGCCGCCTTCGCGGCCTCTGCCGCCGCTGCCCCGCTCGCCGGTCTGGCGGCCGCTCCGGCGCGTGCCGCCGCTGCGGCGGCGGACGTACCGGCCTTCCCGGGGCCTGGTGGCCTGTCCTCGGCCCGTTCCTGGGTGACCATGGCGCCGCTGGGCGCCTCCTACTTCACCCCGGTGGCCCTCACCACCCCGCTCACCACCATCGTGCTCTCCGGCACCCCGGCCCGCACCGAGGTGACCTCCGGCGGCAAGCGCGTCGCGCTGCTGACGCACGGCGCGCGAACCGTCGTACTGCCCGGCCCGCAGCGGACGTTCGCGGAGAACAAGCGGCCCTTCGTGGACGACTTCCAGCGGACGCTGCCGGACCTCGCCCTGGACGAGGAGGACCGCGTCTACTGGGGCACCTCGCCCGGCGGCGGCAAGTGGGTCACGTCCGAAACCTTCAAGACCGACTTCTCGGTGGTACCGGGCACCGGAATCATCGGCCTCTCGACCGCCGGGTACAGCCGGCACGCCAGCCTGCGCGACGACGAGATCACCGACGTCGACGTGCGCTGCACGGCCAGGCTCGACAAGGTCCCGACGGGCCAGGCCTGTTCGTTCGCGCTGACCTTCGGCTACACGAGCACCCAGAACCACTACCGGGCCCGGCTGTCCTTCCTCACCTCCGGGGCGGTCGAGATGCGGCTGGAGAAGGAGGTCGCCAACGACGTGACCTCGCTGGCAACGGCGGTCTCCCTGGCCACGGGTGTGCCGGCGGGGACCGACTGGACGATCCGGGTACGGCGGGAGGGCGCCCGCATCCAGGCGAAGGCCTGGCCGTCCGCGTCGGCGGAACCGTCTTCGTGGGCCTTCGACATCACCGACTCCACGCCCACGCTGACCAAGGGCCGGGTGGGCCTGCGCGCCCTGGCCAACGAGGGCTGCACCAACCTGCCGGTCCGGCTGTCCGTGAGCCGCCTCGAAGTGGACGCCGCGAACTGGGCGGTCCTGCCGACCGTCACCCACGGCGACTGGCTACGCCTGCTGCCCGAGCCGTTCGACGGCACCTGGACGGCCGAGTTGGAGCAGACGATCCGCGGCTGGGCCGGATCCACCCTCCCGGACGTACTCGCCTACGCCGCGATGTTCCTCGGCGGCGCCCCGGCGGTCACCGCCGGAGCCGGACCGGCCCAGGGCAAGCAGGTGCTGGGCGAGGCCGGGTACGGCTATCTCGACGCGCAGGGCTACCGGCTCGAGGGCGCCGACTTCCACGAGTACATGAAGGTGGGCTGGACCTTCCCTGACGGCACGTACAAGGGCCCCTCCAGCAAGCAGGTCGGCAACTTCGACTGCTCGGGCTACACCCGCATGGTCTACGGCTACCACCTGGGCGTTCCCCTCGCCGCGGAGGAGGACACCTCCGGCACCCGGATCCCGCGCAAGTCCCGGCACATCGCCGACTACGCACCCGGAGTGGTCGTCGACCGCGCCACCGGAACCACCCCGCCCACCGCGGCCCTGCTCCAGCCCGGCGACCTGGTGCTGTTCAACGCCGACTCCAGCGACGACGGGGCCAGCCTGACCATCGACCACGTCGGCATCTACCTGGGCCTCGACGAGGCCGGCAAACGCCGCTTCCTCTCCAGCCGCAAGACCGTCAACGGTCCCACCATGTCCGACCTGGGCGGCGCATCCCTGCTCGACGGCTCGGGCACCTACGCCACGACACTGCACACCGTGCGCCGCATCTGA
- a CDS encoding GNAT family N-acetyltransferase codes for MVTLETPRLILRRWREEDVAPMAAVNADPEVMRWIRDGSVRDEQQTRSGIQAWESEWESQGFGLFAVEIRSTGELAGFTGHSVPNFLPEVLPAVEVGWRLGRSHWGQGLATEAAAAAVRFGFEERGLERIVSITQVGNDASERIMTKLGMHPVRETVNPTSGRQVRVFELLSDQYSTARRAS; via the coding sequence ATGGTCACGCTTGAGACTCCCCGTTTGATCCTGCGTCGCTGGCGCGAGGAAGACGTTGCGCCCATGGCTGCCGTCAATGCCGACCCCGAGGTCATGCGGTGGATCCGTGACGGCAGCGTCCGTGACGAACAGCAGACTCGCAGCGGGATCCAGGCATGGGAGAGCGAGTGGGAGTCACAGGGCTTCGGCCTGTTCGCCGTGGAGATCCGGTCCACCGGCGAGCTGGCCGGGTTCACCGGCCATTCGGTGCCCAACTTCTTGCCGGAGGTACTGCCGGCGGTTGAGGTCGGCTGGCGGCTGGGACGTTCCCACTGGGGGCAGGGCTTGGCCACCGAGGCCGCTGCGGCCGCTGTACGGTTCGGGTTCGAAGAGCGAGGGCTGGAACGGATCGTCAGCATCACTCAAGTGGGCAACGACGCCTCCGAACGGATCATGACCAAACTGGGGATGCATCCGGTCCGTGAGACCGTCAATCCCACCTCCGGTCGGCAAGTACGGGTCTTCGAGTTGTTGTCGGACCAGTACTCGACCGCGCGCCGGGCCTCGTAG
- the gap gene encoding type I glyceraldehyde-3-phosphate dehydrogenase — MTRIAINGFGRIGRNVLRALLERDSALEIVAVNDLTEPATLARLLAYDSTAGRLGRPVTVDGDALVVDGRRITVLAEREPAQLPWAELGVDIVLEATGRFTSAKAARAHLDAGAKKVLVSAPSDGADVTLAFGVNTDAYDPAVHTIVSNASCTTNALAPLAAVLDELAGIEHGFMTTVHAYTQEQNLQDGPHRDARRARAAGVNIVPTTTGAAKAIGLVLPNLEGKLSGDSIRVPVPVGSIVELNTTVARDVTRDDVLAAYRAAAQGPLAGILEYSDDPLVSSDIVGNPASSIFDSALTRVDGRHVKVVAWYDNEWGFSNRVIDTLEFLATH; from the coding sequence ATGACTCGCATCGCCATCAACGGATTCGGCCGCATCGGACGCAATGTGCTGCGCGCCCTGCTGGAGCGCGACAGCGCCCTCGAGATCGTCGCCGTCAACGACCTGACGGAGCCCGCCACTCTCGCCCGGCTCCTCGCCTACGACAGCACGGCCGGCCGGCTCGGGCGCCCGGTGACCGTCGACGGGGACGCCCTCGTCGTCGACGGCCGTCGGATCACGGTACTGGCCGAGCGCGAACCGGCGCAGCTGCCGTGGGCCGAACTCGGCGTCGATATCGTGCTGGAAGCCACCGGCCGCTTCACCTCGGCCAAGGCCGCCCGCGCCCACCTCGACGCGGGCGCGAAGAAGGTACTCGTCAGCGCGCCGTCGGACGGCGCCGACGTCACGCTCGCCTTTGGGGTCAACACCGACGCCTACGACCCGGCCGTGCACACGATCGTCTCGAACGCCTCCTGCACCACCAACGCGCTCGCGCCGCTGGCCGCGGTCCTCGACGAACTCGCCGGTATCGAGCACGGGTTCATGACGACGGTGCACGCCTACACGCAGGAGCAGAACCTGCAGGACGGTCCGCACCGCGACGCCCGTCGCGCCCGGGCCGCCGGCGTCAACATCGTGCCGACCACGACCGGCGCCGCCAAGGCGATCGGCCTGGTGCTGCCGAACCTCGAGGGCAAGCTGTCGGGCGACTCGATCCGCGTACCCGTGCCGGTGGGCTCGATCGTCGAACTCAACACGACCGTCGCCCGCGACGTGACGCGCGACGACGTGCTGGCGGCGTACCGCGCCGCGGCGCAGGGGCCGCTCGCCGGCATCCTCGAGTACTCGGACGATCCGCTGGTGTCGTCCGACATCGTGGGCAATCCCGCCTCGTCGATCTTCGACTCGGCACTCACCCGCGTCGACGGCCGCCACGTCAAGGTGGTCGCCTGGTACGACAACGAGTGGGGCTTCTCGAACCGCGTGATCGACACGCTCGAGTTCCTCGCCACCCACTGA
- a CDS encoding GlxA family transcriptional regulator, whose translation MPASPLHRVAVLVLEGAKPLDVGIPAQVFTTRASMPYEVRVCGAAPGLVTGGDGLAYYVAHGLDALAWADIVFVPGYRFPDRDDPPQAVVEALIAAHDRGERLAAISTGAFALAATGLLDGRRATTHWHYTRALVARHPLVQVDENVLFVDEGSVLTSAGAASGIDLCLHILRGDLGVAASNHAARRLVAAPYRSGGQAQYVPRSVPEPLGERFAATREWALHRLGEPLTLDILARQAGVSPRTFSRRFVEETGYTPMQWVMRARIDLARELLERSQRSVEQIAADIGLGTGANLRLHFQRILGTTPSEYRRTFTRGE comes from the coding sequence GTGCCAGCCTCCCCCCTGCATCGCGTCGCCGTCCTTGTGCTCGAGGGTGCGAAGCCGCTCGATGTCGGAATTCCTGCGCAGGTGTTCACGACCCGCGCGAGCATGCCGTACGAGGTGCGGGTGTGCGGGGCGGCACCCGGTCTGGTGACCGGCGGCGATGGCCTGGCGTACTACGTCGCCCACGGCCTCGACGCGCTTGCGTGGGCCGACATCGTCTTCGTCCCCGGCTACCGGTTCCCGGACCGCGACGACCCGCCGCAGGCCGTCGTCGAGGCACTGATCGCCGCCCACGACCGGGGCGAGCGGCTCGCCGCGATCTCGACGGGCGCCTTCGCGCTCGCCGCCACGGGCCTGCTCGACGGCAGGCGCGCCACGACGCACTGGCACTACACGCGGGCACTGGTGGCCAGGCATCCGCTGGTCCAGGTCGACGAGAACGTGCTGTTCGTCGACGAGGGCAGCGTGCTCACCTCGGCCGGCGCCGCCTCCGGCATCGACCTGTGCCTGCACATCCTGCGCGGCGACCTCGGCGTGGCCGCGTCCAACCACGCGGCCCGGCGTCTGGTCGCCGCCCCCTACCGCAGCGGCGGCCAGGCCCAGTACGTGCCGCGCAGCGTCCCCGAGCCGCTCGGCGAGCGGTTCGCCGCCACCCGCGAGTGGGCACTGCACCGGCTCGGCGAGCCCCTCACGCTAGACATACTGGCGCGGCAGGCGGGGGTGTCGCCGCGCACGTTCTCCCGGCGCTTCGTCGAGGAGACCGGCTACACGCCGATGCAGTGGGTGATGCGCGCCCGCATCGACCTGGCCCGCGAACTGCTCGAGCGCTCGCAGCGCAGCGTCGAACAGATCGCCGCCGACATCGGGCTCGGCACCGGCGCGAACCTGCGCCTGCACTTCCAGCGCATCCTCGGCACCACACCCAGCGAGTACCGGCGCACCTTCACCCGGGGCGAGTAA